A window of the Salvelinus sp. IW2-2015 linkage group LG3, ASM291031v2, whole genome shotgun sequence genome harbors these coding sequences:
- the ache gene encoding acetylcholinesterase, with amino-acid sequence MHTSIVFLLPFFLLSLLASSSSSQSDSPELIVSMRAGRVRGVRLPTPDRSHVTAFLGIPFAEPPLGKKRFRKAEPKKPWSDLFEASSYPNACYQFVDTSFPGFQGTEMWNPNREMSEDCLYLNIWVPTSPRPHNLTVMVWIYGGGFYSGSSSLDVYDGRYLAHSEKVVVVSMNYRIGAFGFLALHGSSEAPGNVGLLDQRMALQWVQDNIHLFGGNPKQVTIFGESAGAVSVGMHLLSPDSRPTFTRAILQSGAPNCPWATVTPTEAHRRAVMLGKLVGCPSGGNDTELVDCLRNKSPQELIDQEWQVMPWSAIFRFSFVPVIDGVVLPDNPEAMLSSGNFKDTQILLGVNQDEGSFFLLYGAPGFSKDNESLISREDFLESVKLSVPHANEIGQEAVVLQYTDWFDENNGVKNRDALDDVVGDHNVICPLQHFARSYAQFHSNQGANNGQQAGNAGAMTKDGNSQGGVYLYLFDHRASNLAWPEWMGVIHGYEIEFVFGMPLEKRLNYTAEEEKLSRRMMRYWANFARTGNPNINFDGSVDNRRKWPQFTNSEQKHVGLNTESLKIHKGLRNQLCAFWNRFLPRLLNITDNIDEAERQWKVEFHRWSSYMMHWKSQFDHYSKQERCTDL; translated from the exons ATGCATACCTCCatcgtcttcctcctccccttcttcctcctctctctcctcgcctcctcttcttcttcccagagtGACTCTCCGGAACTCATTGTCTCCATGCGGGCAGGACGTGTCCGCGGTGTCCGCCTACCGACGCCGGACCGGAGTCACGTGACCGCTTTCCTCGGAATCCCATTCGCGGAGCCCCCACTGGGCAAGAAGCGCTTCCGAAAGGCGGAGCCCAAGAAGCCATGGTCGGACCTGTTCGAAGCAAGCTCCTACCCCAACGCCTGCTACCAGTTCGTTGACACCTCTTTCCCCGGGTTCCAGGGAACCGAGATGTGGAACCCCAACAG GGAGATGAGCGAGGACTGCCTCTACCTCAATATCTGGGTCCCCACCtcccccagacctcacaacctcACCGTGATGGTATGGATCTACGGAGGAGGGTTCTACAG CGGATCATCGTCCCTGGACGTGTACGACGGGCGCTACCTGGCTCACTCGGAGAAGGTGGTGGTGGTCTCCATGAACTACCGTATCGGGGCCTTTGGGTTCCTGGCTCTCCACGGCTCCTCAGAGGCCCCTGGGAACGTGGGGCTCTTAGACCAACGCATGGCCCTCCAGTGGGTCCAGGATAACATACACTTATTCGGGGGCAACCCCAAACAG GTGACCATCTTTGGGGAGAGTGCCGGAGCAGTCTCTGTTGGGATGCACCTCCTGTCTCCCGACAGTCGACCCACCTTCACCCGAGCCATCCTCCAGAGTGGAGCCCCCAACTGCCCCTGGGCCACTGTTACGCCAACTGAAGCCCACCGGAGGGCCGTCATGTTGGGGAAGCTCGTCGGCTGCCCCTCTGGGGGTAACGATACGGAGCTGGTGGACTGTCTTCGCAACAAGTCCCCGCAGGAGCTCATTGACCAGGAGTGGCAG GTCATGCCGTGGTCTGCCATCTTCCGTTTCTCCTTTGTGCCCGTCATCGACGGTGTGGTCCTTCCAGACAACCCCGAGGCCATGCTCAGCTCAGGCAACTTCAAGGACACCCAAATCCTGCTGGGGGTCAACCAGGACGAGGggtccttcttcctcctctatgGAGCCCCCGGCTTCAGCAAG GACAATGAGTCACTGATCTCGCGCGAGGACTTCCTGGAAAGCGTGAAACTGAGCGTTCCGCATGCCAATGAGATCGGCCAGGAGGCTGTCGTTCTGCAG TATACTGACTGGTTTGATGAGAACAACGGGGTAAAGAACCGTGATGCCCTGGACGATGTGGTCGGAGACCATAATGTCATCTGCCCCCTGCAGCACTTCGCCAGGAGCTATGCCCAGTTTCACTCTAACCAGGGTGCCAACAATGGGCAACAAGCGGGCAACGCAGGGGCCATGACGAAGGATGGGAACTCACAAG GTGGAGTGTACCTGTACCTGTTTGACCACCGTGCGTCTAACCTGGCGTGGCCTGAGTGGATGGGCGTTATCCATGGTTACGAGATAGAGTTTGTGTTCGGCATGCCGCTTGAGAAGAGACTGAACTACACAGCCGAGGAGGAGAAACTGAGCCGACGCATGATGAGATACTGGGCCAACTTCGCACGCACCGG taaccCCAATATCAACTTTGATGGCAGTGTGGACAACAGGCGGAAGTGGCCCCAGTTCACCAACAGTGAGCAAAAACACGTGGGTCTGAACACGGAATCCCTGAAGATCCACAAGGGCCTGCGGAACCAGCTGTGTGCATTCTGGAACCGCTTCCTGCCACGCCTCCTCAACATCACCG atAACATAGATGAGGCGGAGCGTCAGTGGAAGGTGGAGTTCCATCGTTGGTCCTCCTACATGATGCACTGGAAGAGCCAGTTCGACCATTACAGCAAGCAGGAGCGCTGCACTGacctctga